The Salvelinus namaycush isolate Seneca chromosome 5, SaNama_1.0, whole genome shotgun sequence genome segment GATTCCGAATTCAATTGCAATGATACTTTTTAAAAAACGGGTCGCATGTGTCTTTTTAAAAAAGCGACACACTTCCAGACATTGCACAGTCCAGCATAAGTCTGTTCTTGTCCACTTGATAAATAATTTTATCACACGTCTAGCTCGCCTCTAGTATTTCTCACATGTAGTCTATCTCCAATCTCCTTTTCTTACTCTCAGATCCCCTCACATGTCCTCATTTAATAAAACTCGTTTCGTAAATGTGAACTGATGACGCGCTGACGCTGTCGTGTGGAATAGATGCTGCCATTGGATGGCGCGCACATTACTCCCAGAACATGCTTTAGAACACCCCGGCCCGAACTCTCTCACATCATATCAACCCCATCATAAAGCGGTATGTTGTTGCAACGTGAAAATGTTGCAACATGAAAAATATGCATAATGTTCTTATTCTCTGGAAAATCGGCTGCTGCGCGTTTTAATGCGACATTTGGTCTCCAGATTCCAATTAGCCTAACTTTCACTCTTAAGAGAATTTGGTGCAGATATACTCTCTTAATGTCCTTATGATCAGTCTTGGAGAATCAGTTGATAATCTCCTTTTGGCGGCACGGTGTCCAAAAAGACCCACTGATGCGCAAAGGTCTCTGGTGGTGCACCAGAACAGCAGGAGTGTAGTTTTCTACCACAATTAGAGAGATTTAGTTCAGATTAACAGAGATTAGGTAACCCCAGATTCTAATCCGATATGAGTGAGGAAAAAATAAAATAGCTACATGCTGTTCAATTATCTCTGCTCTATTCCCTCCATCACCGGAAAAAAATGTAGGCGTAGCACATAATTTTCTAAAATCGCTTTTGCCAAGCTTCGATGCGTTACAGCTTTCTACACTGAAGAAATGACTGTTGAGGATGTCAGACTCCCAGTGGCAGCCCCTGTTTGACCCGTGTGTGTAACTACCAGATTGCTACATTGACCGAGGGGATGCCGCCCACTGTATGGCGCCGCCTCCTAATGTGTCAAAATTGACAGCTGGGCGGGCGCATTGCTCAGGTGCTTAGACGCGATTGGCTACCGCAGTTCAGACCACGTTGTCCGTTGGCTGATTATATGGCAGAAAGGGTTAATTCAGATGAATAATGTAATCAATCTAGTGTCCTTTATTTTGACTGAGAATGTATAATTTTATTGGTGGTAAGTCTGCATCACATATTTGTCATTGACAGGGTGAACAAAGTAAAGTAAAGGGTGAACAAAAGCACAGAGTTATCACAGACGGGTTATTTAGACACCGTGTTATTCACTCCCATTGTCTAACTCAAAACATATGGGTCAGTGGTTTTTGAAAAACAGACACTAGCCCTATAAACTACATAAAACTAGAAAAGCAAAAATAGACATAGGGGGCTGCCTAACCCATAGCGCATTTTTTAACCACACAGGAATGGAAAACATATACCCAAAAGCTTTGCAACATATCTGACCCATACTGTACTTTTCACCAAATAAATAAAACTTGCTTTACAATCCTATTACACAGTTATTACACACATGGGCACATCTAATTTACTGTACATGGGTTGCTCATTAATACAGTGTTCAAAAGAATACCGGAAAGATTCAGGATTAGGGCAGTGActtttaaatatttgtttttaaatgtttttcatTCATGAGgaataaaaatgtaattttcCATCTTGAAATTGTTTGGGGTGGACCTTTAGACTGCATGTTGGCTTGCTGCCCATTGTCTAGTGAAGTAACCAACCCAGGATCAGGTGAGTAGTTGGGCAATGTCGTGGCCATTACGGAATGTCTGCACGCACCAGTTATGAGATAGGTAGGTCTACACTACCAACCCACAGTCattgctccacacacacacacacacacacacacacacacctgtgaatTACTTCACATTGCATTATTTGTTCTGCAAAAGGGGTTGTCAATGTTCTCCATGATTGAAGTTTTTGGCAGAAGCTTTTGTTCTGTGGACAATACTAGATGGTGGATCGAATAGCATTGTTTACTTGAGGGACTGACagcacacacaaaaaacaatgCGCACTCACATATTCCTTGAGTGATATAAGTGGCCACAAAAGATCCCAAACCTCAAAAACATCTATTTAAAGAACAAGCTGAGATTGTCTACCAAGTCCCCACCCATTACACCTACTACAGTAAGTACATTTAAAGTTGCACAATATGACTACAAAATGCAGTAAAGTCACAGTTGTGAAATTGTACATGtcaaattgtcacgccctgaccttagagatcctttttatgtctctattttggtttggtcagggcgtgagttggggtgggttttGTGTTCTAcgtttttctatttctgtgtgtttggccgagtgtggttctcaatcagaggcagctgtctatcgttgtctctgattgagaaccatacttaggtagccttttcccacctgtgttttgtgggtagttgttttctgttttgtgttgctgcacctgacaggactgtttcgttttcgttcattctctttgttattttgtttagtgttctgtttaaataaaaataacaggaacacttaccacgctgcgctttggtccacacctaattcaacagacgatcgttacacaaATTTAGCACATGCGTGAGTTGGAAGAATGTGTCATAGTGTGTCATGGTATTACCGATAAATATATTGCTTGAGAAACCCTTCACAGAACaatgcaaactggctctaaccagaatagaaagatgagtgggaggccccggtgcacaactgagcaagaggacaagtacattagagtgtctagtttgagaaacagatgcctcacaagtcctcaactggcagcttcattaaatagtacccacaaaacaccagtctcaacgtcaacattgaagaggcgactccgggatgctggcatttCTAGGCAAAGttcctctgtctagtgtctgtgttcttttgcccatcttaatcttttatttttattggccagtctgagatatggctttttctttgcaactctgcctagaaggccagcatcgcggagtcgcctcttcaatgttgaagttgagactggtgttttgcgggtactatttaatgaagcttcctgttgaggacttgtgagtcgtccgtttctcaaactagacactctaatgtacttatcctcttgctcagttgtgcaccggggcctcccattcctctttctattctggttagagccagtttgcattgttctgtgaagggagtagtacacagcgttgtacgagatcttcagtttcttggcaatttctcgcatggaatagccttcatttctcataacaagaatagactgacgagtttcggaagaaagttatttgtttctcatcattttgagcctgtaatcaaacccacaaatgctgatgctccagagatactcaactagtctaaagaaggccagttgtattgcttctttaatcaggacaaccgttttcagctgtgctaacataattgcaaaagggttttctaatgatcaattagccttttaaaatgccaaacttggattagctaacacaacgtgccattgaaacacaggagtgatggttgctgataatgggcctctgtactcctaTGTATTCCATAaacaatcagccgtttccagctacaatagtcatttacaacattaacaatgtctacactgtaattctgatcaatttcatgttattttcaTGGACAATTTctttagcttttctttcaaaaacaaagacatttctaagcaaccccaaacttttgaacagttgtATACTTCCATAAATATTTTGAACTGGTACTGGTCTACCTTCAGACGGGTCTTGTGGGGGCGTCCAAGAGAAAATCAACCaacgtgtttgtgagagtctcacctttccatagaggggtcatattagtgtttaggccaaaccgttcggacgctacagatgtttttgtgagaagaccgattttcaggatgtctcctggtctgacaaataccacactagctctgccacctttcacagCAGATGATGAAGGCCGACATCAACGGATGTGGttgattgagatgcagcccatgaaAAAAAAGATACTGTATCTCTAGCTTAACAGACAGATTTTTATTACTATGCTAGTTAGATTTTAGTGTGGCACTCTTCACATGGCAGGGCGCTCTTCACACTCTTCACAGAAACTGAAAAGTTACAATTTCCAATCTATGGAGTTTCGGCCAGCATTGCATAACATGTCTCACAACAAGAACTCCTCCTGAGACAGAGAAcatataaaaaatgaaaaaataatcAGAGGTGAAGAGAGACAGTGGACCCAATACAGAGGCTTGGAAGAGGACCACACCTCAGGAGGGCGAAGAGGGGAGGcgaggaagaggtggagagacagagggaggcctTGTCACTGTCAGGAGACGTAGCCTAGCGCCGAGAGTGTGTGTACGGCCCGTCCAGGCAGGCAGGCTGCTTTACACTGGTCCCCATACCAGACATTCCGAGGCAGGAGGGCTGGCTTCAGGCGCTCTCTGTGGCTGATCTTAGAAAAGCCCTTCACCACAGCGAACCACTTCAGCCACAAGCGGGGCAGCCGCAGGCTGGGCTGAGAGCTGCTCCACAACAGCACAAGGCAAGCGTTGTGCCTGTAAATTGGCATACCGAAAAAGCACTCAGTGGAATTTCATTCAcctacaaaaaataaaaaataaagggtTCCCTCCCACTTCCCCACAGCCAAGACCCACCCATCATTCCCCTCCCACCTCCAGTAACCTCACAACTGTACTTAAGTAGGCCATGTACCCGTGTCGCTCTGGTGGTActgggatgagtggaagactggAAGTTGGAGGAGCCACAAGGAGTCCCTGGGGAAACCAATGTCCGTCCTGGGAAAACGCCTCCCTCCTCTTCAGTCACAGTTCGCCTCCCTCACCAAGCATATGGGCTCCCAATGACACAGGAAGGAGAGGCTCCTTTCCAATTATCAAGAATGTTCCTGAGTAGGCAAGTCTGGATTTCACCCCCTCCGTGGCACCGGCCCAACTTGGGCTGACTTAAATACTTCCTGCCCTGGGCAAAGAGTCAGGCTTATCGTGGCACAGATCTTGGCACGGGCCCTACCTGGTATGAACACAATGTTCAGAGGCACAAAGATGAGTGGATCCAAGAGGCTATAATTACGACGGAATGCAGCGGAATGGAAAGGAGAGGGGAAAAAAGTGGTGCGCAGGTAACAGTTTCTTTCCTCTGTTGTTTCGAGGGCTCTGACAGTGAGAGGTTTAACTAATACGATACTGGCCCGCTTAATCCTATTTACAAGTTAAACAATGTCTGGATGATGAAAATCTCCTTGACGATTCTCCTGTACTAGGCTGTTTCTTTGGGTGGCAGAAGATGGTAAGGTGGCATAGATGTGTGTTCTGGTTGTCAAATACATGAACATGGCATTGGGGAATACACATTGATTTCACACTTATTAGAGCCATGGAGGGTGAGATGAGGAGTGGGAAGGTCAGGGTAATGTCCATGCCCCTCTACAATGGGCATATTAGTACATTATCAGCAAGTACATTATCCTGACAGTCCTCGATTAATACGATTCATATTTCTTAAAAGGGGTAGTCCATAAAAGGGGTAGTCCATAAAAGGGGTAGTCCAACCTTCTGCTGAGCCATAGATCGCTATACACTTTACTACTGACTGCACATGATGAACATTACTATTGACTGTGTGCAACCCAAGAGGTCATGTTACTGCATTTATCTCATTGTTGAATCTGTTTTTTAGGAGGAACTCTGATCTCTATTTTCTAAGAAACTGAGTCACCATCGCTTGGCCTCTGCCTCCGGCAGTGAGTTAAATCACTCACTCGCACAAGAAGAAACCATTGGTTGGCTGGATCCACAATGGCTGAGAGGGACCGATTCCAAGCAGCTGATTAGCCTGGCTGGGTTCCCCAGGCAGCGTGGAGGAGAGGTAcccagggtggggggggggggggggggggctcatgaCCAGAGATCAGGCTACTAAACACAAGTTTAAGTGGAATAAAGGCAGCAGAATGTTGTGTATGATGGGCTGGACATAAACAGCCCTGGGCAAGAGGCATCTGCTTCTTTAATATATAATTAACTTTACAGGCAGCAAGAAACATCAGACTCAGTCCTTGTCCTTAGGGCCATGAGTCTGGTTTTGGTTGTTGGTCAAAACGGTGAGGAGGGCTATGTCTCTATCTTGTACTTCCATTGATAAATCAGCCACTATGGAATTCTGTGCACAAAAAAGGGATGTATTTGTATAATTACAAGCAGACTTAATGGAAATGGGACAGACATGTTGTAAGGCAGGCCGGAAGTGAGGGCAGGTGAGCCCATGTTGAAATAAAATAGTCTTCTCTTTACCAATGAGCAAGGCCTCGCCAACCAAAGCtttgcagagtggtcactagctggcacagccacaaagttataAAATCAGATttgaaacctaaccttaaccacactgctagtAACCCTAATGCCTGACCTTAAATTCATTTTTACGAGACAATTtagactttgcagctggcccatctagccgaaatcgctcagttctgatTTATGACAATAAACATCAAACTGTTCACCAACCCTGACATGCTAATAAGTCAAGGAGAGATAGCCACCTGCTTCCCAGCCCCTCCTTTCAGACACAGTCGCCTCTTAACACACCAGGGTCACTTGACATTGAACTGCCTGCTCAGTCGAAGCAGGGATACTGCGAGATTTCACAATTTAGGTCATTATTCTACTTTCCTACTTTTCCATTATCTGtctcaatggcactgcccgtgTGCTCACAGACACCCTAGTGGGACAGATACAACTTCGCAATCTCTATACGACAACGGAGAATGAATAAGGAAGTGGATAGAATCTTATTTCTTATGTTCAGTAAAAGTAACACATTTATAAAATATCGATGACGACAGTATGTTTAGCTTTGTAAGATTATACATGACCAACCACCCAGCTTTGGAGTAGTTAGAATGTCTATTTCCCTAAAGCTGGCTACTGTACCGGGAGACTTACAGCAATTGTCCTAAGCTAATGATATGCAAACTGCACACAGAGATTAAAAATGGTATCCATTAGTTCGTTTGACTATGGGTAAGTATGAAAACAAGATCTCGCagtatccctttgagcattgGGCATGATGTGCACTtgcagctacagtgcattcggaaagtattttgaccccttgactttttgtacaatttgttatacactgctcaaaaaaataaagggaacacttaaacaacacaatgtaactccaagtcaatcacacttctgtgaaatcaaactgtccacttaggaagcaacactgattgacaataaatttcacatgctgttgtgcaaatggaatagacaaaaggtggaaattataggcaattagcaagacacccccaataaaggagtggttctgcaggtggtgaccacagaccacttctcagttcctatgcttcctggctgatgttttggtcacttttgaatgttggcggtgctttcactctagtggtagcatgagacggagtctacaacctacacaagtggctcaggtagtgcagctcatccaggatggcacatcaatgcgagctgtggcaagaaggtttgctgtgtctgtcagcgtagtgtccagagcatggaggcgctaccaggagacaggccagtacatcaggagacgtggaggaggccgtaggagggcaacaacccagcagcaggaccgctacctccgcctttgtgcaaggaggagcactgccagagccctgcaaaatgacctccagcaggccacaaatgtgcatgtgtcagcatatggtctcacaaggggtctgaggatctcatctcggtacctaatggcagtcaggctacctctggcgagcacatggagggctgtgcggccccacaaagaaatgccaccccacaccatgactgacccaccgccaaaccggtcatgctggaggatgttgcaggcagcagaacgttctccacggcgtctccagactctgtcacgtctgtcacatgtgctcagtgtgaacctgctttcatctgtgaagagcacagggtgccagtggcgaacttgccaatcttggtgtactctggcaaatgccaaacgtcctgcacggtgttgggctgtaagcacaacccccacctgtggacgtcgggccctcataccaccctcatggagtctgtttctgacagtttgagcagacacatgcacatttgtggcctgctggaggtcattttgcagggctctggcagtgctccttgcacaaaggcggaggtagcggtcctgctgctgggttgttgccctcctacggcctcctccacgtctcctgatgtactggcctgtctcctggtagcgcctccatgctctggacactacgctgacagacacagcaaaccttcttgccacagctcgcattgatgtgccatcctggatgagctgcactacctgagccacttgtgtgggttgtagactccgtctcatgctaccactagagtgaaagcaccgccagcattcaaaagtgaccaaaacatcagccaggaagcataggaactgagaagtggtctgtggtcaccacctgcagaaccactcctttattgggggtgtcttgctaattgcctataatttccaccttttgtctattccatttgcacaacagcatgtgaaatgtattgtcaatcggtgttgcttcctaagtggacagtttgatttcacagaagtgtgactgacttggagttacattgtgttgtttaagtgttccctttatttttttgagcagtgtattatagcctcattttaaaatggattaaattgcccCCCCATCAacgtacacacacaataccccataatgacaaagcaaaaaaaaatctgaatgaaatattacatttacatacagtaccagtcaaaagcttggacacacctactcattcaagggtttttctttatttttactattttctacattgttcaacactatgaaataacacttattgAATCATGTAggaagcaaaaaagtgttaaacaaatcaaaatatattttagatttgatattcttcaaagtagccaaccgttgccttgatgacagctttgcacatccttggcattctctcaatcagcttcattaggtagtcacctggaatgcatttcaattaacaggtgtgccttgtttaaaagttaatttgtggaatttctttccttcttaatacatttgagccaatcagttgtgttgtgggtggtatacagaagaaagccctatttggtaaaataccaagttcatattatggcaagaacagctcaaataagcagagaaatgacagtccatcattacattaagacatttcaagaactttgatagtttcttcaagtgcagtcacaaaaaacatcaagcgctatgaagaaactggctttcataaggaccgccacaggacaggaagaccgcaagttgcctctgctgcagaggatacgtttattagagttaccagcttcagaaattgcagcccaaataaatgcttcacagaggtcaagtaacagacacatctcaacatcaactgttcagaggagactgcatgaatcaggccttcatggttgaatttatgcaaagaaaccattactaaaggacaccaacaagaagaagagacttgcttgggccaagaaacatgagcaatggacattggaccggtggaaatccttcctttggtctgatgagtccaaatttgagatttttggttccaactgccatgtctttgtgagacgcagcgtatgtgaacggatgatctccgcatgtgtagttccaaccgtgaagcatggaggtggtgttgtaatggtgctttgctggtgacactgtgtacaaacttttgactggtactgtaagtattcagaccctttactctgtttaagcacctttgggagcgattacagcctcgagccttcttgggtatgacgctacaagcttggcacaccggggagtttctcccattcttctctgtagatcctctcaagctctgtcaggttggatagggagtgtcgctgcacagctattttcaggtctctccagagatgttcgatcgggttcaagtccgggctctggctgagccactcaaggacattagggagacttgtcccgaagccactcctgcattgtcttggctgtatgcttagggtcgttgtcctgttggaaggtgaacctttgccccagtcttaggtcctgagtgctctgtagcaggttttcatcaaggatctctctgtactttgctccgttcatctttccctcgatcctgactagtctcccagtacctgccacagcaagatgctgccaccaccatgcttcaccgaagcgatggtgccaggtttcctccaggcgtgacgcttggcattcaggccaaagagttcaatcttggcttcatcagacaagagaatctggtttttcatggtctgagagtccttttggtgccttttggcaaactccaagtggtcaGTCATGTgcccttttactgaggagtggcttccgtctgaccactctaccataaaggcctgattggtggagtgctgcagagatgggagtaccttccagaaggacaaccatctccacagagaagctcagattttttttctctgacatgcactgtcaactgtgggaccttatatagacaggtgtgtgcctttccaaatcatgtccaatcaattgaatttaccacaggtgctctaatcaagttgtagaaacgtctcaaggatgatcaatggaaacaggatgcacctgagctcaatttcaagtctcatagcaaagggtctgaaaacctATGTAAacaatatgtttttatttttaataaatgtaaaaacatttcgaaaaacctgttttcgctttgtcattctggggtattgtgagtagattgaggaaaaaatgcatttaatcaattttagaataaggctgtaacataacaaaatgtggaaatagtgacggggtctgaatactttccgaatgcactgtatatgggaGGGCATCAGAGGAAAACTGATCTCTAGCCAAGAACGGACGTGATGACACAATGGAGACAAGACCATTTTGAAATTATGACTGTAGATTAAACAACCTGAGGCCTCAGGTCTTGTACTTATAAGAGCCTCCCTCCGCGTAGGTTGCCATTGATGTACTAATGGGTTAAGAGAAGTGAGAGGGGAAGGGAAATCAATGCTTTTGTGAGAGGAAGAAAGGAAAAGCTTTCACAGGTATATATATATCATTAAGCAATTGAAAAAGCTAATTAGAGTTGTGGGATGAGAGGTGCAGATCTCGTGGCTAATTATTACCATGGCAACCACGGCTCATGTGTAGATGATCCGAGGTGCAGATATAACTAGCTCTAACCAGAAAGGCTGTTTTTACAAATAGAGTAGGAGAGCTCCCTAGTGGTAAACATTGGAAATGGCACCTGTCAACAGGGTCACATTTAGAAGACAAACATTGGggaatgttgcagatagaaatgttaTTAATAGAGCTGGAATGATGGGGCGGCAGGTAtgggcgttgggccagtaaccgaaagtttgctggTTTGATTCCCCGAGCCAGtggaaaatctgtcgatgtgtccTTAAGCAAGGCATGCCCAATTGCATCTGTAggtcgctctgaataagagcatctgctaaacgacttaaatgtaatgatatattattctacatgtcagaatATGTTGTGAATATGTAGATTAGAACAAACTGGCCTGTCTGAACATTCCACGATGTTGTGTCCTGCTGCACACGCACCTGTTGAATGCTGCAAACCAAGACGACACTGTTGAGTTGAGAAAAATAATTTTAAATAAACACTATAGCTCTGTGCATTTCTTAAAACATCTCCAAGACAGAACAAAGCACTATCAGCACCACACAAAACGTATGTTCTAAGAGTCCGGCACTGTGAATAGAAACATTGTTATTTATTGACTCATTCAAAGCCTCATTTGTCACATCGTCCATGTTAGCTATGTCATAAACCTCCTGTGAAGTCCTTGTCAAACACCACTAACATCCAAATGACAGATGGTCCTTCTCCAAATGTACGAGACACGCATCAAGATTGTGAGATCTAGAgttcattcacagagacaaaggacTATGGGAAAGCGCTTTCTCATAGGAATCATACAAAAATAAGTcccatgaaaaaaaaaaatatatgttttaataaaAACTACACTTTGTCCATGACAGCCAACAGAGGCTCATCATAAAACACTCCTTCTTACATGTGTCTCTTGGGGTCAATCTTCTCCAGATGAACCAGGGGCTTGAGCTGCTCAGCGAAGCTGCGCATGTCCTCTGACATGGTATCCTGGCCCGCGGGGACCAATACACTGAGCTCCACCAGGTAGGAGAGTGACAGCGGCTCAGTGTTCTCTGTATTCTCGGGGACCAGGATGCGAGACAGTTTACTCACCACCACTTTGAGCACGCCTTTGCGGAAAATGTGGCCCTTGGCTACGAACTCGTGGTCCATGCGGAAGCCCATTTCATTGAGGAAGTCGGGCAGGCTGTGCGAGGCGGCCACATCCACACAGTTGCGAACCAGCGCGTGGCGGGACTTGTCACCCACCTCCGGCTGGCCCAGGTAGCGCAGGTGCCAGGGCACTGTGGGGTGGGAGAGGGAGCGGCGGGCTCGCAACAGGAACGGGTTGCCCTGCTGGCCCTTCAGGAGGTAGACCAGCTCATGGTCAGCAAACGTCTCGGGTTCCATGTTGTCACAAAGGCCCCGGAGGCGGTGCAATAGGCTTTCGAGGGCCTGGTCCAAGACGCTGCCTGAGTGTGGTGACATGACAGAACAGTGTAAGCAATGTTATATTAACAAGTGTAGCTTGAATCAGTGCAACTTGCCATTTGAACTTTTTAAGAGTGAATTGAAATGCTAATTCAAAAATGTAAAAGGCCTCAATGAAAATAGACAGCAATTTCCAATTATTGAATTGCAACTAACTGATACGTAGTTGACCAAGCCACAGCACAGGGGCTGGTATGGGTTCTTCAGCTGaacatgcagtgcattcggaaagtattcagaccccttgaccttttccacattttgttacgttacagccttattctaaaattaatacaataaaaaaaatcctcaatctacacacaataccctataacgacaaagcaaaaacaggtttacacaaataaaaaacagaaataccttatttacataagtattcagaccctttgctatgagactccaaattgagctcaggtgcatcctgtttccattgatcatatttgagatatttctacaacttgattggagtccacctgtggtaaattcaaatgattggacatgatttggaaaggcacacacctgtctatataaggtcccacagttgccaGTGCATggcagaacaaaaaccaagccatgaggtcgaaggaattgtccgtagagctccgagacaggattgtgtcgagggacacagatctggggaagggtacaaaaaaatctgcaccattgaaggtccccaagaacacaatagcctccatcattcttaaaaatggaagaagtttggaac includes the following:
- the LOC120047549 gene encoding mediator of RNA polymerase II transcription subunit 18-like; amino-acid sequence: MEAPPVSVLPITGGTISMMEYLLQGSVLDQALESLLHRLRGLCDNMEPETFADHELVYLLKGQQGNPFLLRARRSLSHPTVPWHLRYLGQPEVGDKSRHALVRNCVDVAASHSLPDFLNEMGFRMDHEFVAKGHIFRKGVLKVVVSKLSRILVPENTENTEPLSLSYLVELSVLVPAGQDTMSEDMRSFAEQLKPLVHLEKIDPKRHM